A genomic stretch from Bos javanicus breed banteng chromosome 3, ARS-OSU_banteng_1.0, whole genome shotgun sequence includes:
- the LOC133245265 gene encoding olfactory receptor 6K2, with the protein MENANQTTANEFIFSAFPYSWRDSVICFVLLLFIYAFIVVGNVVIITVVQLNIHLHTPMYFFISALSFLEIWYTTATIPKMLSCLLCEKSISLNGCLLQMYFFHSTGISEVCLLTAMAFDRYLAICSPLHYPTIMTPKLCAWLTLGCCVCGFATPLPEIAWISTLPFCGSNHLEHIFCDFLPVLRLACTDTQAILMIQVVDVVHAVEIITAVMLIFMSYIGIVAVILRIRSTEGRRKAFSTCVSHLTVFLLFFGSVALMYLRFSATYSLFWDTAIALAFAVVSPFFNPIIYSLRNKEIKEAIKKHMSQANIFFS; encoded by the coding sequence ATGGAGAATGCCAATCAAACCACTGCTAATGAGTTTATCTTCTCTGCTTTCCCTTATTCCTGGAGAGATTCTGTCATCTGTTTTGTTCTACTGCTCTTCATTTATGCATTCATTGTTGTTGGAAATGTGGTCATCATCACAGTGGTCCAGCTGAATATTCATCTCCACACTCCCATGTACTTCTTTATCAGTGCCCTTTCTTTCCTGGAGATCTGGTATACTACAGCTACCATACCAAAGATGCTCTCTTGCCTGCTTTGTGAGAAGAGCATTTCCTTAAATGGCTGTCTCCTGCAGATGTATTTCTTCCATTCCACAGGCATCAGTGAGGTTTGTCTCTTGACAGCTATGGCCTTTGACCGCTACCTGGCCATCTGCAGCCCTCTTCATTACCCTACTATCATGACCCCAAAGCTGTGTGCCTGGCTGActttaggttgctgtgtttgtGGTTTTGCCACACCCCTTCCTGAAATTGCCTGGATCTCCACACTGCCATTTTGTGGCTCTAATCACCTGGAGCATATCTTTTGTGACTTCCTCCCAGTACTACGCCTGGCCTGCACAGACACACAAGCTATCCTTATGATTCAGGTAGTGGATGTTGTCCATGCAGTGGAGATTATTACAGCTGTGATGCTCATCTTCATGTCCTACATTGGTATCGTGGCTGTAATTCTACGTATCCGTTCCACTGAGGGCCGTCGCAAGGCCTTTTCCACGTGCGTCTCCCACCTTACTGTATTTCTGCTCTTCTTTGGCAGTGTGGCTCTCATGTACCTACGCTTCTCTGCCACCTACTCCTTATTCTGGGATACAGCCATTGCTCTGGCCTTTGCAGTTGTGTCCCCATTTTTCAACCCCATTATCTATAGCTTGAGGAATAAAGAGATAAAGGAAGCCATAAAAAAGCACATGAGTCAAGCTAACATCTTTTTTTCATAA